One window of the Camelina sativa cultivar DH55 chromosome 1, Cs, whole genome shotgun sequence genome contains the following:
- the LOC104698952 gene encoding abscisic acid and environmental stress-inducible protein-like produces MASKALILFGLFAVLLVVSEVSAARQSGMVKPESEETVQPEGYGGGHYGGGGGGGHYGGGGGHGHGGGGHGLDGYNGGHGGHGGGYSGGGGHGGGGHHGGGGHGLDGYNGGHGGHGGGYSAERRPRA; encoded by the exons atgGCTTCAAAAGCTTTGATTCTGTTTGGTCTCTTTGCAGTTCTTCTCGTCGTCTCCGAAGTGTCTGCAGCAAGGCAGTCTG GCATGGTGAAGCCGGAGAGTGAGGAAACAGTGCAACCTGAAGGTTATGGCGGAGGACactacggaggaggaggaggcggaggacattacggtggaggaggaggccaCGGACATGGAGGAGGAGGCCACGGACTTGACGGATACAACGGAGGACATGGTGGACACGGAGGAGGATACAGTGGAGGGGGAGGCCACGGAGGTGGAGGACACCACGGAGGAGGAGGCCACGGACTTGACGGGTACAACGGAGGACATGGTGGACACGGAGGAGGATACAGCGCAGAAAGGAGGCCACGGGCTTAA